The following proteins come from a genomic window of Acidimicrobiia bacterium:
- a CDS encoding TraR/DksA C4-type zinc finger protein, whose protein sequence is MSFEELNSSLRQRRHDLSAELARLTAPPESGANVSFGKRVGDGTTEAVERISTTATARSIFRSIADIDRALSKLEQGTYGICDGCGQRIPLERMEAIPSTAMCVLCSSGAARP, encoded by the coding sequence TTGAGCTTCGAAGAACTGAACAGCAGCCTGAGACAGCGAAGGCATGACTTGAGCGCCGAGCTCGCCCGGTTGACGGCACCGCCCGAGTCCGGAGCCAATGTGTCTTTCGGCAAACGCGTTGGGGACGGAACCACTGAAGCCGTCGAGCGGATCAGTACAACCGCAACGGCGCGGTCGATTTTTCGCTCTATTGCCGACATCGATCGAGCTCTCAGCAAGCTCGAACAGGGAACATACGGCATATGCGACGGCTGCGGCCAACGGATCCCGCTCGAACGCATGGAGGCGATTCCGTCCACGGCCATGTGCGTCCTTTGCAGCTCCGGCGCCGCCCGACCCTGA